In the genome of Synchiropus splendidus isolate RoL2022-P1 chromosome 13, RoL_Sspl_1.0, whole genome shotgun sequence, the window GTAGAGTAAAGTTTAGCACCGAAGAGCACGTCCGGGGGCCGGTACCACAGCGTCACCACCTGCACACGGACCACAGCGGTTAGACCACAGCTGCTCCGCCGAGCGCTTCGTCGTCTTCTGCTGCTGCGGTGGTGAGAGCCAAACCCTGAGCCTCCTTCCCCAGGGAGCTGCGTGTGCGCTCCCACTGTGTGGGACATTGGCCGACAGCTGCCAAAAACGTTTATCAACAGTGAAGTGGAGAAACGGGTTATGATGGCAAGTGAGCGTCAGGGAGACGGGCGGATGCAGGTTTCCCTCTCACTCTTTCCACTGTGGAGCGATCAAGCTTTATCAAAGTCAAATGTGGAACAAGCAGCAGAAGCTGAGCGTCGAGCTGCACGGTCAGCAGTCAGCGAGTGGCGGAGGAAGTGAAGCGTGTTACCTCGGCGGAGTAACAGCGCACTGGGATGCCAAACGCCCGAGCCAGACCAAAGTCCGCCAGCTTCAATTCTCCGTTCTGAAAGGGCAACACAGGTCAGCGGATGCAGGTTGTGAGTCGAACTCACAGCCGAGCGCTCACTCTGTTGATGAGCAGATTCTGAGGCTTCAGGTCTCGATGAAGAACGTTGCGACTGTGGCAGAAGGCCAGACCCTTCAGGAGCTGGTACATGAAGGACTAGAAGGCAGAGAGGTGGCGACGTGTTACATCGTGTTTCTCATTCACATGTTCGCAGCTCACaacatgttttccttttcataAAGCATTAACCAGCTCTGAAGGCCCATAAGTGAACCGACGCAGGCGTCGCCATGGTCACCACCACACACCCATCTGTCATGACTTTTACAGTCCAAGCATGTTATGGTTCCTGCATTCAAGTGTTGAAAAAAGTGAACTCTCAATTTGAGAAACGTGTCGTTTCAGGGCTCTTCTGACCTTCACCGTCTCCGGATCCAGATCTCCGTTGCAGCTGTCAAAGTACTTCTTCAGatcctgaggaggaggacagacGAGTCACCGGGCTGAAGCCACGCACCTGCCGCGCACACGCCTCCTCACCTGGTCGCAGTACTCGAACACCAAGGTCAGCTTCTTGTCGCTGTGCAACACGTCGTGCAGCCTGCGGGAGACAGACAGGGAGGGGACAGGTGTGAGCCGGaccctcgctgctgctgctgctgcagccgcaGGACGCCGTCACTCACCTGACGATGTTCTTGTGTTTGAGCTCCTTCAGCAGGCAGATTTCTCTCAGCGCGGAGCTCGGCACTCCCTGACAGAGCGATGGGAGCGTTCGTTTAGGACGAGTCGACACCACCACCGCAGCGCTGTCAACACCTCACCTCGTCATCGTCGTCCAACCGGACCCTTTTCAGCGCCACGATCTCGTGCGTCTCCCGGTTTTTGGCCTTGAAAACGGTGCCGTAGGTGCCTGAAGAGTCCAGTCACAGCTGACGTTAGACGCGAGTAGCACATCGCGGCTAACGCTGGCGGTAAAAACAATGACGCTTCTTATCCAATAATTTCTTTCGGCTTCACCGTTCAGTGCCGCGCGTCATGTTTTGCACCTGGGCTGTGCGTTACGTGTGAGGAGCCTCTCCCGGCTCTGCTGCTAGCGTTAGCATGTCAGGCTACTAGGATGCTAACCCTCTGCCGACAGATTCACTCACCCTCTCCGattttctccagcttctcaTACTTCTGCATGGCTCCTCAGCGCCGTCAGTCTGAACTAAGCTGCACACGTCAGGTCCAAACGGGGGATAACGACCGCTGTGATCATGGAGCGATCGGCGGCTAATGTTAGCTCGCAGCTAGTTGCACTTGTCTATTCCGCCCTCTAGAGTCCACAAGTGGAACTGCACCGCTGCGAGCTCGTTTCTCCGCGTCAATCAATAACCGGTGATCGATGGTTCATTTGCTCAACGGTAAGACAAGAGGATATACCAGGGTGAACTGGTGATTTTCACGTTGTTTGCACGTGATGGAACTGCCCGTTGAACATGAACAGAGAGAAATGTGCAAGGTCAGCGCCACCTATGGTTCAATAAAACGCCACTTCTTTTTGCGGAATGACTGAGGGAGCgacagagcgccacctacagtaCAACATACACAACGTCGGTTGACTTTGTTTCCACATAATTTATTACTGTACAGTGTAAACAATTCATAAATAGTCTGTCATCGCAGGACGATCCGGTTGGTCCACTGCTGACacagttaaaatgaaaatagactctctctcatttctgAGCTAGAACACGAGCGCCGGCGGTCACTTCCTCTCCTCGGCTTGCTGTCGGCGGATCAGCTCCGAATAAATTCCTCCTCTGCTGAGCAGCTCGCTGTGAGTCCCCGCCTTCAAACAGAGCGCGTTAGAACACTGGAATCATTGACTCGGCGTGATCGGCAACCGTGGATCATTTACCTCCACCACACGTCCATTGCTCAGCACACAGATGAGGTCAGCACCTCGGATGGTGCTCAGCCGGTGGGCGATGACGAGCACagtgcgccccctggtggctcTGTCCAGCGCCTCCTGGACCACGCGCTCTGACTCGGCATCCAGAGCGCTGGTGGCCTCGTCCAGCACCAGGACGGCAGGGTTCTTGATCAGGGCTCGAGCGATGGCAATGCGCTGCTTCTGCCCCCCTGACAAGGTCACTCCCCGCTCACCTGCAGTTGAGACAGCAAGTGAGCACTCCGCTCCCATTTGGGGAAAACCTCCGGGGAGGTCACACACCAACCACCGTGTTGTAGCCCTCGGGGAAACTGGAAATGAAGCCGTGAGCGTTGGCCTGCTTAGCTGCATCGATGACCTCGGCGTCGCAGGCCCCCGGTCGGCCGAATCGAATGTTCTCCATGACGGACGAGCCGAACAAGACCGGCTCCTGAGAGGAGAGCGCAACATCACCAGCCTCCCAGGACAGCAGCGTTCCAGCACCTGCCATCTTACCTGATTAATGAATCCAATCACGTCTCCTCTGAGCCACGAGAGGTCAAGCGTCCGGATGTCCAGCCCATCCAGCATGATGACGCCACTGCCGGGGTCATAGAAACGCTCCAGCAGGGCCGCAACTGTAGACTTGCCTAAAACGCAACATCAACCATTGTGAACGGGCGAGAGCTCCGTTTCCCGCGGCTCGTAGACCATACCTCCTCCTGATTCCCCGACAATGGCCACAGTCTTGCAGGGTGGGAGAGTTAGCGTGAAGTTGTTCAGGATCTGGTGACCTGGCCTTGTTGGGTAGCTGCACAAAAATGACTTAAACAATaagcttttctttctttctttctttctttcttgcttcAGTTCCGCCTCAGACCTGAATGAGATGTTGGTGAAGTCCACCCTCCCGACCAGAGAATGATAGGGGATGCGTCCACCGCCGGAGAGAGGGATCAAAGGCTTCACTGAGAGGTATTCAAACACCCGCGCACCAGCGCTCAGGCCTCGGACCATCTGTGGAGAGGGTTTGGAAGAGTCACTGAACCTCTGGCAGAACAGGGGATCCAGCTCACCTGCCCAAACAGGATGGAGATACTTGCTAAAGACCTGCAGACACAGGGAGGTTGGTCAAACTGTCAACACCCATTTGGGTTTTTATTCTTTCTCCGTTACCTCTGCACCGTCTGGGAGGCAACCAGGAAGGACATGAGGTCGCCCGGGGACATTTCGTTGCTGGAaattaaagtcccaccagcaAAAATGGTTCCGAGGACAATACCTGATGTTAACATTCAAAAAACGTTGAAATGTTCGAACAACCAAATCGTCGTGCTTCGGCAGCCAACTTACAGTTCAAGGCGATGTTGGACAGGCCTTGAAAGACTGCGATCCCAGCGCCCAGTCTTTCgttcatgtcacatgacttgtcAACCTCATAGGCATACAACCTGCACACAGAAGACATGAGGACTGGACACGTTGGACAGGTGCGAGTCAAACACTCACTGCAACTCCCGCTCCTCCATGGCGAAGGCTTTCACTGTGCGAACATTCCCCAGCGCTTCGTCTGCCACTCCTGTCGCCTTGGCGACCTTCAACACCACCAATTGTTGAGCGTCACGTGACTCCACACGCCACTCTGAGCAGTACCTGTTCTTGAGCCTGCCGTGAAAGCTTGCGAAGGAAGGAGCCGATGACGGCGCCGGCTCCGACGAGGCACGGAAGCACGACGACCGTCAGACCCGTGAGTTTGGGAGAGATGACgtagagggagacaaaacagcCGAGCGTCTGCGTGATGCTGCGGAGCCCCTGGAAACACCAGCCGGTCACTCGGCTGTTCGCGCTCACCTTGGCCACCTTGTCTCACCTGAGAAATGACCAGCTTGAAGGACGACTTAAACTCCTGAATGTCAGCGGTCAGTCGGTTCACCAGCTGCCCGGTTTTGTTGGCGTCAAAGAAGGCCACGTCCTGCCTGAAACACACAGGGTCAGGCAAGTTTTCCCTCTCATCTGATGCCGATAGTCTCAGTCGGTGAAAACAAACCTCAGTAAAGACGCAAAAAGGGTCTTCCTCATGTCTGCGGCCACTCGCTCGCCCACCCGGGAGAGTAAGATAATGTAGCCACTCGTCAGCAGGCCCTGAACAAGTGAGCCATGGACTGCAGATCAGTGTCTCGCTGGCGTCTTAAACACACGTCCTCTCGTGACTGTTGGACTTACTTGGACGCCGTACAACCCCAGCAACTTCAGAGCCGGACCCCTGATCTCCCGGAGGAAATCCTCGGCGTGTTCCCGCAGGTGGCGGGCCACCACGTTCACCAGCTCCCCCAGCATCAGTGGGATCTGAATATTCAAGATGGCCGCGCCAAACGCCAGCTGGGAGCGAAAGAGATGCTCATCATCGTCGTGGCGGCCAGGGTGCAACGTGGGAGCTACCTACCGCCACGGCACACAGCAGAGCCAGCAGCTGAGGTTTGACAAACTCCCACAGGATGTGCCATTTGAACTCCGGCAAGGGCTTTTTACTTTCCAGCAGGTTGTTGTTATTCAGGTCCAGCTCGCAGTGTGCTCGCCTGCAAAGCAGCTTCGCCGAGATCGTGAGCAGCCCCGGCGTCAGGACCAGGCCCACAGACACGCCCGAGGGTTTGGACGTTCTCGTGGAGGACTGGCGGACGGCTTTCTGAGAAAAACCCCAGAGTCGTTTGACGGCATTGCACTGAtgtctggagctgctgccatgtGTCTGTGGAGTGGCGTGCCACCTGGATGTGAACACAACAGTCACACATAGCTCAGCATTAGAATGTTTGAAAGTGGAGTCATCAAATCAATAGAAGACACGCAAGTTAACAGGCTCAAGGTCTTGGTCGTCTATCAGAGCAGGAGACGAATAGTAATCTGATTACTGTCTGAATGCATTTGAAACCACGTCCTTTCTGACGATCCCTGCCAAGTGTTGGTATTTGTGGCGCACCATTGTAGCTCAAGCTCTTCcattggttagggttagggttaggtccACTTCTCAGCGGGGTCATGGGGGGGAACAGCCCTAGACATTCTTTGCTCTCTTCTCTGACGGTCATGGGGGAGAGTAGGAAGTGAGGTTGTCcgttgccttttggctcagctctttcttcaccatgacagTGATAAACTCAATGACAAAGATGTTCCTAGCAGAGGGCAGATCGCACACTTCACCTGTCCCTGACTCACAAACAAGACCTCCAgatacttgaactcctccaccaaCAGCACACATGATCTCTGTCTGTAACTCAAATTAAAtcaatgtctgttttgttttagaaTATCTGGCACACTTCATCAATCACATATATGTAACTTACCGTCAGATTAACTCGAGAACTAAAAGGCATCTGATCCAGTCAGAACACTGTTTACACGAGACAAGGGTCACATTTGAATCGCGGCACATGCGTGCTTCTGCCTACGAAGCTGACCTTGATGGAGACTACACAACAAGTGACGTGTTACTAGCTTGAGGGGCTCCGGGTCGCTTCACTTCCTACCGTGAGAGCCTCCACACATCTGCAGCCTTTCTGTGGCACCGGAGCTGAAGCGTGAGCGAGCGGGCGGGTGCGGTAACATTGGCCCTGCACCAGTGAAGCTGAAACATGTCTCAGATGAAACCAAACGCCACACGCCTCGACACCGTTAAGCTCTGCCAGAGTAATCCACCGTGCACCAGGCAGCCGACCTCCATACGGAGCCGTCACGGCACTTCCGGCGAGCGCGCGGGACCTCGAGCTCAGTTTAGAGTCTTTCAGTTTAGACTCGAAAGtgagtcttgttttttttcttttcacgaTACAAGTCCGAGTTACATCAATGGAAAAGTTAAAACTGAACGTAGATGTTGAAATATGGAATGAATAAAGTAACTCTAGCCGAGTTCCGGAAGTGACGCAGTGGTGGACCGTTGCGTCATGCGTGACGCTGTGTTGACATTTGTTTGTGAGAGACAACAGTGGCTCGCTCGGGACGCTGTGATTCCTGTGGGGACCTGACGCCAGCGACGCGGGGCTGCTCGAGTCCAGCGGCCTTGTGAAGGGGACTCGCTTGGACCTGTACCTTTGGCGTTCGCCCGGACCGCCGCCGAGCCGCGGTTCTGCTCGGGAACAAAACAAACGGACGAGTCACCCCCGCCTCACAACAGAGCGGGTCCGTCCGGGACGAGCTGCTTTGTTGCGGGACACCACAAAGTCGCCGTCCGACTTCAAAGTGCGAGGCTCCTGTTCTTAAGTGAGACTGGTCCCTCCGTCCCCCACCGGGTGCTATGGAGCCGCTAGCCAGCTAACGCTAGCTGCTGTTGCCCTCTGGCTGAGTCGCTAGCCACAGCATGTAGCGGCAGGCTGCTTCTCTCCGACACCGTCTATTCATCTGTGCGAGAGCGGGTCATAAGAATGTGAGGATAATGGCCAACTTCGAGGCTTACCAAGAGTACCAGCGAATTGAGGACATAGAGGAGGACTCGCCACCCGGGGAGGAGGACCTGCTGGTCCATGTGCCCGAAGGCCTGAAAGGTAAGCGGGTAATAATTCCCAGCAGAGTGAGACGTCTTGCTCGACCCCCCAGCTGCAACAGTGCAGTCTTGAACTTGACTCTGTTGACACGTGTGTTCCAGACTCCTGGCATCACATCAAGAACCTGGACAACTTCTTCACGAGAATATCCTTGTATAAGtgttttgctgttgttgctATGGAGACAGGTTCATGTGTAAATCTGAGACATCCACGACTTCCTTGACCTTTGTGCTCACATCTACCATTTCCATCAGAAGAATGGCTTTGCATGCATGATGCTGTCGGAGTTCTTCGAGCTTGTGTAAGTATTTCTCAGATATGTGTGTTGTTTATAGCATCATTCTCTCTCCTGGAAATGAATTGACTTCTCTGCCGGATGATTCAACATGTCaggaaaacagacacaaaccaACAAATGTATTATTGCGGCGATGCTATTACAGCATCAACCTTCCACTGCCTGCATATGTCCATGAAATCAGGATGTTCCCTTGCTGTCCTTCCCTAATTGACTTGATTGATGAGTCTATTGACcagcttcacctgctgctctgaaCAAACCTGTTCAGAATGTTTATTTCCTGGCTGACAGACGATGTAACTGTTCCATGATCATCATCCTTTTATCGCCTCTCACTTCTCCTCTCATGTTGCCTTTCATTATGAAGCCGCCACATCATactgtcagtgtttgtgtgtttcaagcCTAATCTCTTGACTTTCTCTCATGTCCTCGCAGCCAGTTTCTGTTTGTTGTTACGTTCACAACGTTCCTGGTCAACTGTGTGGAATACGACGTTCTATTTGCCAATCGTGCTGTCAATCACACTGAGCCGGGCCACAACCCGCTGGACAGAAGCAAGGTTACCATTCATGATGCTCTCCTGCCGAGTCAGCAGTGCACTGACAGGTGAGTGTGTTCGATTGAGCCAGCCACAGTTACTCTGCAGCCATTTCCTGTCAACTGAAATCAGGGAAGTTGTTGATGTGTCTGACTTCGGAGGTTCACTGAGATGTGTTGCACTGAGCTTGTCACATGGTCGGTGTATTATTAGTGCCTTGAAAGAAGTGTCCGTAGTTGGTTTTATCTGGCATTACCCAGCTGGTATCAGATGCTTAGGAGGTTGCCTAACAGGGTGATTGATCCAGGCCGGGTCAACAACAGGAGACTTAAAACAGGCTTAACTCACTGACACATCAAACAGTGGTTCAGCATGTGAACTTGGTGGCAgactaaaataaaaactgtgGATCTtaagaagaatttaaaatgaattgaatatGAGTTTGGGTGCTTCAGTGATGCAGTCATGACTCATGCTTCAGTTGTTTGTGGCGTTGTCGAGGGGGagatttgctgctgctgctgctgcctgtctTCAGCTGGGGCCCCTCCCATTCACCATAGTAGTCCAGAGACATTCTGTCATCACACACAGAACCGACCGGTGCGACCATGGAAAAAGTGCCTCATGCAAACCATCAGCTGTCTGAGATGAAGTGTTCCGACCCACAGTTCCATCTCTGTGTTTGATATGTTCACGAGGTCCTTGCAGGATTTTAACCAGGCAGCTGGccttttatttgtcccacaaaGGTTCTTTTTACCGTTCAAACTTTTTGTCAGTATTCAGAAACGTCCATTTCCACGTCGGCACATTTCCTCACCGTCCCTCCCTGCCTTTTCATTTGTTGCTGCCGGAGCTGTGTCGTCAAGTGATGACATGTTTAGTACTTCATTTCTGTGCAAAACAGTAGCACATTCCTCTTTTGGTGTAAGTTCAGGAGGGGTTGAGTCGGAGGAAGCAGAGTTTCGTGTTTATGACTGGAGTCTGCACTTGCTGTGCAACTGAAGAGAGAAGTATGTGTGCACTGTGGACAGGGTCATGTAACGGATAGCTGCTGAGAGATAAAACTAGACACCGAAACTTCAACTGGTGGAGTGAGCTGATGTCCCAGTGTTAGTTTGGTTCTTTCCCAAGACTCTGAACGGGGTCTTTTCTCGGTCATTTTAATTAGTGTGTCGTCTCTGGGAGTGAGGAGTAGAGGCAATTAAACTTCATGGCCTTTAATTAAGGATCTCCATGTCCAACAAATTGGTTACATTCTCACTGCGTTCCGTCCTTCACACTGAGTGGCACATCAGCTTTAATTACTCTGGAGCCACATTTGAAAGAAGGGAACAAGTCGTCTTCACTCTTATTAAGCAAGACCCATTTATTTATAACATGCCAGTCACAGGTTCTTGTTTTGCTCTCTACAGCTTGGATATCTTGTTCTagttcttctccttcacctttcCTCATCTCAATGGCACATAGCACTGGAGCTGTCAACAACTGATGTTTATAAATCACTGTTAAATGGTCTGTTCCTGCAGCAAAACCTTTAAATTGAGTTTGAAATACTTTCATTTCTCAAAACATAATACTCAATTAGTCCAATATAGTTTGTCTTTGATAGAGCCGGGGCTTAAATATGTACCTTGGAATGAATTCATTAAGAATATAATTGGTTTCTCTAAGTAAGGCTGGTATAAACTTTGTATTGTAGTGCACCAACTTGAGCTGCACCACTTCAAAGGTCCATGATGGAGGAGCTGATGTTATGCCTATGTACTGTGTATGCAATAGAATGTGACCATTCTATTGTCAAATATTAAGATGCTACTAATTGCACCTCTACTGAATGAGAAACCATCTAGACTTAAGGCTGAATTTCAGGGGACATTTAAAGAGGCTGCGAGTGACAGGCTTGACGTGAAGATACTTTGAGACGTACTGGGACCTGGCTGTGTCGATACATCCCATTCCCTCGTTCAGTTTTACTGTAGTTGGTCATTGCAACCTTCTGTGTCCCAGGATTAAAGGAAACAGCTGGATTATTTTCCTGCTGGTTATGGCCACCATCTTCTGGATCTACAGACTAGTGAAAGTCTTCTGCAATGTCCTGAGCTTCTGGGAGATCCGTCAGTTCTACATCAAAGCTCTGAAGATCAGAATGGTAACGAACCCCATGAAGGGACGGTGCGTGAAACCCACTCAGACTAATCGCTTTTCTCCGCCTCCGTGTCACAGGACGAACTATGCAACTTCACGTGGCAGGAAGTTCAGGATCGGCTCATCAGCCTGCAGCGGGAGCAGCAGATGTGCATTCACAAGAAGGAGCTGACCGAACTTGACATTTATCACCGCATCCTGCGCTTCAAGAACTACATGGTGGCCATGATCAACAAATCTCTTCTGCCGGTGCAGCTACAGCTCCCCCTGCTGGGCAATGTGGTGTTCCTCACACAGGGCCTGAAGTACAACTTCGAGCTCATCCTCTTCTGGGGTCCAGGCTCTCTGTTCCAAAACAAGTGGAACCTGCACCCCAAGTACAAGAGGAACGGCAACCGGCTGGAGCTGGCGCAGCAGCTGAGCCGGGTCATCCTGCTCATGGGCCTGGCTAATCTGCTGCTGTGTCCGTTCATCCTGGTGTGGCAGGTGCTCTACGCCTTCTTCAGCTACACCGAGGTGATCCGGCGGGAGCCCGGCAGCCTGGGCGCCCGCCGCTGGTCGCTCTACGGACGCTTGTACCTGCGTCACTTCAACGAGCTGGACCACGAGCTCCATGGACGGCTGGGCCGCGGCTACAAGCCCACGTCCAAGT includes:
- the abcb8 gene encoding mitochondrial potassium channel ATP-binding subunit isoform X1, which translates into the protein MFQLHWCRANVTAPARSLTLQLRCHRKAADVWRLSRWHATPQTHGSSSRHQCNAVKRLWGFSQKAVRQSSTRTSKPSGVSVGLVLTPGLLTISAKLLCRRAHCELDLNNNNLLESKKPLPEFKWHILWEFVKPQLLALLCAVALAFGAAILNIQIPLMLGELVNVVARHLREHAEDFLREIRGPALKLLGLYGVQGLLTSGYIILLSRVGERVAADMRKTLFASLLRQDVAFFDANKTGQLVNRLTADIQEFKSSFKLVISQGLRSITQTLGCFVSLYVISPKLTGLTVVVLPCLVGAGAVIGSFLRKLSRQAQEQVAKATGVADEALGNVRTVKAFAMEERELQLYAYEVDKSCDMNERLGAGIAVFQGLSNIALNCIVLGTIFAGGTLISSNEMSPGDLMSFLVASQTVQRSLASISILFGQMVRGLSAGARVFEYLSVKPLIPLSGGGRIPYHSLVGRVDFTNISFSYPTRPGHQILNNFTLTLPPCKTVAIVGESGGGKSTVAALLERFYDPGSGVIMLDGLDIRTLDLSWLRGDVIGFINQEPVLFGSSVMENIRFGRPGACDAEVIDAAKQANAHGFISSFPEGYNTVVGERGVTLSGGQKQRIAIARALIKNPAVLVLDEATSALDAESERVVQEALDRATRGRTVLVIAHRLSTIRGADLICVLSNGRVVEAGTHSELLSRGGIYSELIRRQQAEERK
- the abcb8 gene encoding mitochondrial potassium channel ATP-binding subunit isoform X2; translation: MVRGLSAGARVFEYLSVKPLIPLSGGGRIPYHSLVGRVDFTNISFSYPTRPGHQILNNFTLTLPPCKTVAIVGESGGGKSTVAALLERFYDPGSGVIMLDGLDIRTLDLSWLRGDVIGFINQEPVLFGSSVMENIRFGRPGACDAEVIDAAKQANAHGFISSFPEGYNTVVGERGVTLSGGQKQRIAIARALIKNPAVLVLDEATSALDAESERVVQEALDRATRGRTVLVIAHRLSTIRGADLICVLSNGRVVEAGTHSELLSRGGIYSELIRRQQAEERK
- the cdk5 gene encoding cyclin-dependent-like kinase 5 produces the protein MQKYEKLEKIGEGTYGTVFKAKNRETHEIVALKRVRLDDDDEGVPSSALREICLLKELKHKNIVRLHDVLHSDKKLTLVFEYCDQDLKKYFDSCNGDLDPETVKSFMYQLLKGLAFCHSRNVLHRDLKPQNLLINRNGELKLADFGLARAFGIPVRCYSAEVVTLWYRPPDVLFGAKLYSTSIDMWSAGCIFAELANAGRPLFPGNDVDDQLKRIFRLLGTPTEEQWQTMTKLPDYKPYPLYPATTSLVNVVPKLSSTGRDLLQNLLKCNPVQRISAEEALQHPYFADFCPP